The Castanea sativa cultivar Marrone di Chiusa Pesio chromosome 11, ASM4071231v1 genome contains a region encoding:
- the LOC142617782 gene encoding uncharacterized protein LOC142617782, translating into MDPLPPINKVYSLLIQEERHCSVGNNSSPHVESSTPVTKLSSSSGNKNNKNSKGKEKLTCNHCGMNGDTVEKNSSSTSTSLAFTQEQCQLFLAMLGTNSTSMAEFAANNSGVGNPTISEERIPSLVEYSFTPSAKLESASSILNGINPIPANNSVTDANGSLSISLLFPPAMSEIETDDSCSESDETRFSYSIQSYFRPGRSETDSNSKIYEIIPTDPSSTASPRHTATFKERPESSNNSKYNQTPPKFSHSKKKSILSLFFTAMSLTNRSKRPRHTILARRFKDLKIIHRERFPLRMLREATNNFSEDCKIETDHFGSMYHATLDDG; encoded by the exons ATGGATCCTCTCCCACCCATCAACAAAGTGTACTCTTTGCTAATTCAAGAAGAAAGGCATTGTAGTGTGGGAAACAATTCAAGTCCTCATGTGGAATCATCAACCCCAGTTACTAAGCTATCTTCTTCTTCgggaaacaaaaataacaagaacTCTAAGGGGAAAGAAAAGCTCACTTGCAATCACTGTGGAATGAATGGTGACACTGTTGAAAAGAATTCTAGTTCTACTTCTACTTCATTGGCATTCACTCAAGAGCAATGTCAACTGTTCTTGGCTATGTTGGGAACTAACTCCACTTCTATGGCAG aatttgcagccaacaactCAGGAGTTGGTAATCCAACAATTAGTGAAGAAAGAATTCCATCACTCGTAGAGTACTCATTTACCCCATCAGCGAAGTTGGAGTCTGCTAGTTCTATATTGAATGGAATAAATCCAATTCCAGCCAACAACTCTGTCACTGATGCTAATGGCAGTCTTTCCATTTCGTTACTCTTCCCACCTGCCATGTCTGAAATTGAAACGGATGATAGTTGTTCAGAATCTGATGAAACACGATTCTCTTATTCAATACAGTCATACTTTCGACCAGGTAGGTCTGAAACAGACAGtaattctaaaatttatgaaataattcCAACTGATCCTTCCAGCACAGCAAGCCCTAGACATACAGCAACCTTCAAAGAGAGGCCAGAGAGCAGcaataattcaaaatataacCAAACACCTCCAAAATTCtctcattccaaaaaaaaatccatattgtCATTATTTTTCACAGCCATGTCACTAACAAACAGGTCCAAAAGACCTAGACACACAATCCTAGCAAGAAGATTCAAAGACTTGAAAATAATACATAGGGAAAGATTTCCTTTGAGAATGCTACGTGAAGCCACTAACAACTTCTCAGAAGATTGCAAGATTGAAACAGATCACTTTGGCTCGATGTACCATGCTACTTTAGATGATGGCTGA
- the LOC142615558 gene encoding serine/threonine-protein kinase-like protein CCR4: MSWAARVKVALDIARGIEYLHVCAVPQIIHYGIKPSNIFLDATLTAKLSTFHLFVKYDSEDELLVGTRNLGYLDFEYPISGSLTTEVDVYSFGVVLLEMLSGLSAIHKDQNYRRLVVDIVVPYIAQKKIHRILDPKVPPPSPLEMEALANVAYLALDCVSEKRVLRPSMTKVANTIQSTLEGISDAECGSISDEEIEPR, translated from the coding sequence ATGTCATGGGCTGCCCGGGTTAAAGTGGCACTAGACATAGCCAGAGGCATTGAATACCTACACGTGTGTGCAGTACCACAAATCATACACTACGGTATCAAACCGTCTAACATATTTCTAGATGCCACGTTGACTGCCAAGCTGTCTACTTTCCACTTATTCGTGAAGTATGATAGTGAGGATGAGCTGCTAGTAGGCACCCGCAACCTTGGTTACCTGGATTTTGAGTACCCAATTTCTGGCAGTTTGACAACTGAAGTTGATGTGTACAGTTTTGGAGTAGTATTGCTAGAAATGTTGTCCGGGCTCTCAGCTATTCACAAAGATCAAAATTACAGAAGGCTTGTAGTTGATATTGTAGTCCCATACATTGCCCAAAAGAAAATTCACAGGATTTTGGACCCAAAAGTACCACCACCTTCGCCATTGGAAATGGAGGCACTGGCAAATGTTGCATACCTAGCATTGGATTGTGTAAGTGAAAAACGTGTACTTCGCCCCTCAATGACTAAGGTTGCAAACACCATACAAAGTACCTTGGAAGGGATTAGTGATGCGGAATGTGGATCAATTAGTGATGAGGAAATTGAACCGAGATAG